A single Anopheles arabiensis isolate DONGOLA chromosome 2, AaraD3, whole genome shotgun sequence DNA region contains:
- the LOC120908828 gene encoding mediator of RNA polymerase II transcription subunit 1 isoform X11: protein MAGIISYGNRKRAPDCCSRPKQLRTGGGGSGKPKKDRQSRRTRGTAGGARAAGARRRRRSGEIVRRLPKHAEARLRLESRTRDDELVDALSNAKKRPPNGFRTSILKLVDSTFDAALWDRAGRPADIFVAANKQDVVNGAAGDGDGGGSVVGASIMCENNSGPGHGAGGRKRGHQHHPRFGGTRQSTVPAEDVIAALRGAFDGGSNSLSSSSLSSSASSLNVSISGGGGGGVGGGDRAVTANDGSNNNNPLATEKTTSFATRSDDNDAELLDEYDIGTEAIATTPTAAAAAAAIATADIVNSNIENSSITALGAARWSGEPSKENTPEPEQDRLNNNRSISSSSNRSSVSPKHVILFDEAAGDADGRPALPAGPPSRTTEPDDEESIELKLDQITSGKELVQQISKKLKRSKRSPQSDDAGGAPPASGKKKSSSTGKKSSSKTSSSSGGTGADGGKRKKSKSSAAAAAAAALEQRASGDGASCGDLDAVIGGLLGAAEYGGGLAGDYKEQQPNDENDPDVAEWAKLRCTSERTEVIAEREHRRQKRCADYPGLAFGRSIFSSDTMMKFNIIRNELHNIMKTQLKRSA, encoded by the coding sequence ATGGCCGGAATAATCTCGTACGGCAATCGGAAACGGGCACCGGACTGTTGCAGCCGCCCGAAACAGTTGCgcaccggcggcggcggcagtggcAAACCGAAGAAGGACCGGCAGTCGCGCCGAACACGCGGAACCGCCGGCGGTGCGCGGGCAGCAGGAGCACGGCGACGGCGAAGAAGCGGTGAAATTGTACGAAGATTGCCGAAGCATGCCGAGGCGCGGCTGCGTCTTGAAAGCCGCACCCGAGACGATGAGCTGGTGGATGCGCTTTCGAACGCGAAAAAACGGCCACCCAACGGCTTTCGAACTTCCATTTTGAAACTCGTTGACAGCACGTTTGACGCAGCACTATGGGATCGCGCTGGTCGGCCGGCGGACATATTTGTGGCAGCAAATAAACAAGACGTCGTGAATGGTGCAGCTGGCGACGGcgacggtggtggtagtgttgTTGGTGCAAGTATTATGTGCGAAAATAACTCCGGCCCGGGCCATGGCGCGGGTGGACGCAAGCGGGGCCACCAGCATCATCCCCGCTTCGGCGGTACGCGGCAGTCGACCGTTCCGGCCGAGGACGTGATAGCGGCCCTGCGCGGTGCCTTCGACGGTGGCAGCAACTCGCTGTCCTCGTCGTCACTCTCATCTTCCGCATCGTCCCTGAACGTGTCGAtttcgggtggtggtggtggtggtgttggtggtggtgacagAGCAGTGACGGCCAATGatggcagcaacaacaacaaccctcTGGCCACCGAGAAGACAACGTCATTTGCCACTCGGTCCGATGATAACGATGCAGAGCTGTTGGATGAGTACGATATTGGAACAGAAGCAAtagcaacaacaccaacagcagcagcagcagcagcagcaatagcaacAGCTGACATTGTAAATAGTAACATCGAGAACAGCAGCATCACAGCCCTCGGGGCGGCACGGTGGAGCGGTGAACCGAGCAAGGAAAACACCCCGGAACCGGAACAGGACCGACTGAACAACAAtcgcagcatcagcagcagcagcaaccgtagCAGCGTTAGTCCAAAACATGTGATACTCTTTGACGAGGCGGCCGGCGATGCGGACGGGCGGCCCGCCCTGCCAGCAGGGCCACCGTCCCGGACGACCGAGCCGGACGACGAGGAGAGCATAGAGCTGAAGCTGGACCAGATTACCAGCGGGAAGGAGCTGGTGCAGCAGATCAGCAAGAAGCTGAAGCGCAGCAAGCGCAGCCCACAGTCGGACGATGCCGGCGGAGCACCACCGGCCAGCGGCAAGAAGAAGTCATCGTCCACCGGCAAGAAATCCTCATCGaagaccagcagcagcagcggcggcaccGGAGCGGACGGGGGGAAGCGGAAAAAATCGAAATCatcggcagcggcggcggcggcggcagcgttGGAGCAGCGGGCATCGGGGGATGGCGCGTCGTGCGGCGACCTGGATGCGGTGATCGGGGGGCTGCTGGGGGCGGCCGAGTACGGTGGCGGGCTGGCGGGTGACTACAAGgagcagcagccgaacgacGAGAACGATCCGGACGTGGCGGAATGGGCGAAGCTGCGGTGTACGAGCGAGCGGACCGAGGTCATCGCGGAGCGGGAACACCGAAGGCAGAAGCGCTGCGCCGACTATCCGGGGCTGGCGTTCGGGCGGTCCATCTTTAGCTCCGACACGATGATGAAGTTCAACATCATACGGAATGAGCTGCACAACATCATGAAAACGCAGCTAAAGCGG